A genomic window from Paramormyrops kingsleyae isolate MSU_618 chromosome 23, PKINGS_0.4, whole genome shotgun sequence includes:
- the LOC111834091 gene encoding T-cell differentiation antigen CD6-like isoform X2 codes for MDLLTLLSLFQTLALCQASRNGSTSGWQNDSLPQQKQDLHINQTTLYSPWLSGECSGTLGAYHGERQLVVALPLASRETAAEQICLDLGCGGMINVSEGAVPRGSSLLTNCTYSEDGLRNCTLETAWGNGPGTTEIICEHQLVRLAGGEDRCTGRVELRSAGQWGTVCDDGWDMQAGHVVCAQLGCGYALNVTGQDGLFKPGSGPIHLDDVNCTGTERSLWNCLASHHSQDCGHKEDAGVVCSEMRAVRLTGGLDRCSGRVEIHRNGSWGTVCDNSWAKQEAGMVCSMLGCGPPEQFTAFDHHLPHSNDTHWYFFCKRQHTNLWQCREIINHHFLCKDSKAAMLICNGSLGLIPDATPATIFTPLSWSTGPTSTPEPGGLFLALSPPLWGCLALSLVLMLVLLVNLVLCCWCRWKYTFAVQQGIVKPQAHANAQPNEYRGTLDVLRIASDPSEYDAPPVCMTVLHQSSVDSSLEPDYEYQDPSGRAALSTFQNQHDITAEESYPQAVDQNVTPSEDSFDSSSTSSGECYVNTDNTSCPLLVDTVPEQSAVSQNGYSGLALKGESSLHSEGHYGSTPSGSDYDDIANYWH; via the exons TTTCCAGACGCTGGCTCTCTGTCAAG CTTCTCGAAACGGGTCCACCTCCGGATGGCAGAATGATTCCCTGCCTCAGCAGAAACAAGACCTCCATATCAATCAGA CCACGCTATACTCCCCTTGGTTGTCCGGGGAATGTTCTGGAACTCTGGGAGCCTATCACGGTGAGCGACAGCTCGTCGTTGCACTTCCCCTGGCGTCCAGGGAGACAGCAGCAGAGCAAATCTGCTTAGATCTGGGCTGCGGAGGAATGATCAACGTGAGCGAGGGCGCAGTCCCTCGTGGCAGCAGCCTGCTGACAAACTGCACGTACTCAGAGGACGGCCTGAGGAACTGCACCCTGGAAACAGCGTGGGGAAACGGCCCCGGGACCACAGAAATCATCTGTG AGCACCAGCTGGTCCGGCTGGCGGGTGGCGAGGACCGCTGTACCGGGAGGGTGGAGCTGCGGAGCGCTGGGCAGTGGGGCACGGTGTGTGACGACGGCTGGGACATGCAGGCCGGGCACGTGGTGTGTGCCCAGCTGGGCTGTGGCTACGCGCTGAACGTGACGGGCCAGGATGGCCTCTTCAAGCCGGGAAGCGGGCCCATCCACCTCGATGACGTCAACTGCACCGGCACCGAGAGAAGTCTCTGGAATTGCCTGGCCTCACACCACAGCCAGGACTGTGGCCACAAGGAGGATGCCGGGGTGGTGTGCTCAG AGATGAGAGCGGTGCGACTCACGGGCGGCCTGGACCGCTGCTCTGGCAGGGTGGAGATCCACCGCAACGGCAGCTGGGGCACGGTATGCGACAACAGCTGGGCAAAGCAGGAGGCCGGCATGGTGTGCTCCATGCTGGGCTGCGGCCCACCTGAGCAGTTCACGGCGTTCGACCACCACCTCCCGCACAGCAACGACACGCACTGGTACTTCTTCTGCAAAAGGCAACACACAAATCTGTGGCAATGCAGAGAGATCATCAACCACCACTTCCTATGCAAGGACTCAAAAGCGGCCATGCTCATCTGTAACG GGTCCCTCGGCCTTATCCCTGATGCAACACCAGCGACGATCTTCACTCCTCTGTCCTGGAGCACAG GTCCGACGTCGACACCAGAGCCAGGCGGGTTGTTCCTCGCTCTGTCCCCGCCGCTGTGGGGCTGCTTGGCTCTGTCGCTGGTTCTGATGCTGGTGCTCCTGGTCAACTTGGTGCTGTGCTGCTGGTGTCGGTGGAAATACA CTTTCGCGGTTCAGCAGGGGATCGTCAAACCCCAGGCACATGCCAACGCTCAGCCCAATGAGTACAGGGGCACCCTGGACGTCCTCAGGATAGCCAGTGACCCCTCGGAATATGACG CTCCACCTGTTTGCATGACTGTGCTCCACCAAAGCAGCGTGGATTCCTCCCTGGAGCCAGACTATGAGTACCAGGACCCCAGCGGCCGGGCAGCTCTTTCCACCTTCCAGA ATCAGCATGATATAACGGCAGAAGAAAGCTACCCCCAAGCTGTTGACCAGAATGTCACCCCAAGTG AAGACTCATTTGATTCATCCAGCACTTCTTCCGGGGAATGCTATGTGAACACAG ACAACACCAGCTGTCCATTGCTGGTGGATACCGTCCCGGAGCAGAGTGCAGTTAGCCAGAATGGCTACAGCGGCCTGGCGCTCAAAG
- the LOC111834091 gene encoding T-cell differentiation antigen CD6-like isoform X1, whose protein sequence is MDLLTLLSLFQTLALCQASRNGSTSGWQNDSLPQQKQDLHINQTTLYSPWLSGECSGTLGAYHGERQLVVALPLASRETAAEQICLDLGCGGMINVSEGAVPRGSSLLTNCTYSEDGLRNCTLETAWGNGPGTTEIICEHQLVRLAGGEDRCTGRVELRSAGQWGTVCDDGWDMQAGHVVCAQLGCGYALNVTGQDGLFKPGSGPIHLDDVNCTGTERSLWNCLASHHSQDCGHKEDAGVVCSEMRAVRLTGGLDRCSGRVEIHRNGSWGTVCDNSWAKQEAGMVCSMLGCGPPEQFTAFDHHLPHSNDTHWYFFCKRQHTNLWQCREIINHHFLCKDSKAAMLICNGSLGLIPDATPATIFTPLSWSTGPTSTPEPGGLFLALSPPLWGCLALSLVLMLVLLVNLVLCCWCRWKYTFAVQQGIVKPQAHANAQPNEYRGTLDVLRIASDPSEYDAPPVCMTVLHQSSVDSSLEPDYEYQDPSGRAALSTFQNSLRNREDSSNPTMNPDALYCLPETDQHDITAEESYPQAVDQNVTPSEDSFDSSSTSSGECYVNTDNTSCPLLVDTVPEQSAVSQNGYSGLALKGESSLHSEGHYGSTPSGSDYDDIANYWH, encoded by the exons TTTCCAGACGCTGGCTCTCTGTCAAG CTTCTCGAAACGGGTCCACCTCCGGATGGCAGAATGATTCCCTGCCTCAGCAGAAACAAGACCTCCATATCAATCAGA CCACGCTATACTCCCCTTGGTTGTCCGGGGAATGTTCTGGAACTCTGGGAGCCTATCACGGTGAGCGACAGCTCGTCGTTGCACTTCCCCTGGCGTCCAGGGAGACAGCAGCAGAGCAAATCTGCTTAGATCTGGGCTGCGGAGGAATGATCAACGTGAGCGAGGGCGCAGTCCCTCGTGGCAGCAGCCTGCTGACAAACTGCACGTACTCAGAGGACGGCCTGAGGAACTGCACCCTGGAAACAGCGTGGGGAAACGGCCCCGGGACCACAGAAATCATCTGTG AGCACCAGCTGGTCCGGCTGGCGGGTGGCGAGGACCGCTGTACCGGGAGGGTGGAGCTGCGGAGCGCTGGGCAGTGGGGCACGGTGTGTGACGACGGCTGGGACATGCAGGCCGGGCACGTGGTGTGTGCCCAGCTGGGCTGTGGCTACGCGCTGAACGTGACGGGCCAGGATGGCCTCTTCAAGCCGGGAAGCGGGCCCATCCACCTCGATGACGTCAACTGCACCGGCACCGAGAGAAGTCTCTGGAATTGCCTGGCCTCACACCACAGCCAGGACTGTGGCCACAAGGAGGATGCCGGGGTGGTGTGCTCAG AGATGAGAGCGGTGCGACTCACGGGCGGCCTGGACCGCTGCTCTGGCAGGGTGGAGATCCACCGCAACGGCAGCTGGGGCACGGTATGCGACAACAGCTGGGCAAAGCAGGAGGCCGGCATGGTGTGCTCCATGCTGGGCTGCGGCCCACCTGAGCAGTTCACGGCGTTCGACCACCACCTCCCGCACAGCAACGACACGCACTGGTACTTCTTCTGCAAAAGGCAACACACAAATCTGTGGCAATGCAGAGAGATCATCAACCACCACTTCCTATGCAAGGACTCAAAAGCGGCCATGCTCATCTGTAACG GGTCCCTCGGCCTTATCCCTGATGCAACACCAGCGACGATCTTCACTCCTCTGTCCTGGAGCACAG GTCCGACGTCGACACCAGAGCCAGGCGGGTTGTTCCTCGCTCTGTCCCCGCCGCTGTGGGGCTGCTTGGCTCTGTCGCTGGTTCTGATGCTGGTGCTCCTGGTCAACTTGGTGCTGTGCTGCTGGTGTCGGTGGAAATACA CTTTCGCGGTTCAGCAGGGGATCGTCAAACCCCAGGCACATGCCAACGCTCAGCCCAATGAGTACAGGGGCACCCTGGACGTCCTCAGGATAGCCAGTGACCCCTCGGAATATGACG CTCCACCTGTTTGCATGACTGTGCTCCACCAAAGCAGCGTGGATTCCTCCCTGGAGCCAGACTATGAGTACCAGGACCCCAGCGGCCGGGCAGCTCTTTCCACCTTCCAGA ACTCCCTTCGCAATAGAGAAGACAGCAGCAATCCCACCATGAATCCCGATGCTCTGTACTGTCTTCCAGAAACAG ATCAGCATGATATAACGGCAGAAGAAAGCTACCCCCAAGCTGTTGACCAGAATGTCACCCCAAGTG AAGACTCATTTGATTCATCCAGCACTTCTTCCGGGGAATGCTATGTGAACACAG ACAACACCAGCTGTCCATTGCTGGTGGATACCGTCCCGGAGCAGAGTGCAGTTAGCCAGAATGGCTACAGCGGCCTGGCGCTCAAAG